A part of Gemmatimonas groenlandica genomic DNA contains:
- a CDS encoding M16 family metallopeptidase, giving the protein MPAPFGARPDLRHLFIAALLAVAIPAATPQLLPAQSRAELAKVVRRKVLTNGMEVIVVENHGVPIATLEIDVRNGAFTQSPEYAGLAHMYEHMFFKANKDLPDAEAFNDRAAELGAVFNGTTQEERVNYFLTLPADSVAGGLRFLASALVNPSFRDDELKREKEVVLGEYDRNEAQPGFAFQQKATELLYPGQFSRKNTIGDRTVIANVTPAQMREIQRKYYVPNNSALIVTGDVDPEKVFVLAEQVFGAWPRGEDPFKADPIPPIPALDGNKAHISEEPINAVAVLIQWQGPSVGKDPGATFAADVFSDVLNTPGSTFQKNLVDTGLWQGVGVNYYTLNQTGPISISGQTTPDKYRAAMAALEREIARFTDPTYVTTRELEAVKAQRTVSSAFGIEKASEIAHTIGFWWSVSNLDYFIGYTDTMAQQRITDLLRYTTTYIAGKPRVTSVLLSSDARRSIGLTEKELLAPALRPVVRP; this is encoded by the coding sequence ATGCCCGCACCGTTCGGCGCCCGGCCTGACCTCCGGCATTTGTTTATCGCCGCCCTGCTCGCGGTGGCCATTCCCGCGGCCACGCCGCAGCTGCTGCCGGCGCAGTCCCGCGCTGAGCTGGCCAAGGTGGTGCGCCGGAAGGTGCTCACGAACGGTATGGAAGTGATCGTCGTGGAGAACCACGGCGTGCCGATTGCGACACTGGAGATCGACGTCCGCAACGGCGCGTTCACGCAGAGCCCCGAGTACGCCGGCCTGGCGCACATGTACGAACACATGTTCTTCAAGGCCAACAAGGACCTGCCCGACGCCGAGGCCTTCAACGATCGCGCCGCTGAGCTGGGTGCCGTGTTCAACGGCACGACGCAGGAAGAACGTGTGAACTACTTCCTCACGTTGCCCGCCGACTCGGTCGCCGGTGGACTGCGGTTCTTGGCCAGTGCGCTGGTCAATCCGAGCTTTCGCGACGACGAATTGAAGCGCGAAAAAGAAGTCGTGCTGGGCGAATACGATCGCAACGAAGCGCAGCCCGGTTTTGCGTTTCAGCAGAAAGCCACGGAGTTGCTCTATCCCGGGCAGTTCAGCCGGAAGAACACGATCGGCGATCGCACGGTCATCGCCAATGTGACACCGGCGCAAATGCGCGAGATTCAGCGCAAGTACTATGTGCCGAACAACAGCGCGCTGATTGTGACCGGTGATGTGGATCCGGAGAAGGTGTTCGTGCTGGCCGAACAGGTCTTTGGTGCCTGGCCGCGCGGTGAGGATCCGTTCAAGGCCGATCCCATTCCGCCCATTCCCGCGCTCGACGGCAACAAGGCGCACATCAGCGAAGAACCGATCAACGCCGTCGCCGTGCTCATTCAGTGGCAGGGCCCGAGTGTCGGTAAGGATCCCGGCGCCACGTTCGCGGCGGATGTGTTCAGCGACGTCCTGAATACGCCGGGATCGACGTTCCAGAAAAATCTGGTGGACACCGGACTGTGGCAGGGCGTCGGGGTGAACTATTACACGTTGAATCAGACCGGTCCGATTTCCATCAGCGGACAGACCACGCCCGACAAGTACCGCGCCGCGATGGCCGCGTTGGAACGCGAGATCGCGCGCTTCACCGATCCCACGTACGTGACCACACGCGAACTGGAAGCGGTGAAGGCCCAGCGGACCGTGTCGAGTGCGTTCGGCATCGAAAAGGCCTCGGAAATCGCGCACACCATCGGCTTCTGGTGGAGCGTCTCCAACCTCGACTACTTCATCGGCTACACGGACACCATGGCTCAGCAGCGCATCACGGATCTCCTGCGATACACCACCACGTACATCGCGGGAAAGCCGCGCGTGACCAGCGTGCTGCTGTCCAGTGACGCGCGTCGCTCGATCGGGCTCACGGAAAAGGAACTGCTCGCGCCTGCGCTGCGTCCAGTGGTGAGGCCGTGA
- the murB gene encoding UDP-N-acetylmuramate dehydrogenase → MTPAQIADALVAASASESTPLDRRRLQLSAPLAPYTTFRIGGPADVLLEAQTADELATAITAAKQAGISWFVLGLGANVLIGDRGIRGLVIRNAAAAHTISDDGTVWSESGTIMQELVLDTVRAGWSGLEHYIGIPSTVGGALWQNLHFLSPAPERERTMFIAEVFASCEILAEEGDRKVVDADYIQFGYDDTVFHHRRDVVLSATFQLTKADPARLHQILQENLSWRGSRHPWLQVHPSAGSIFKKIEGVGAGRLIDQCGLKGFRVGDAQISHIHANILVNLGHATAADVRALVAHAQAAVKERFGYELQPEVGFIGEF, encoded by the coding sequence ATGACTCCCGCCCAGATCGCCGACGCCCTTGTCGCGGCATCCGCGTCCGAATCGACGCCGCTCGATCGCCGCCGACTGCAGCTCAGTGCACCGCTAGCCCCGTACACCACGTTCCGTATCGGCGGTCCGGCCGATGTGCTGCTCGAGGCGCAGACGGCCGATGAACTGGCGACGGCGATCACGGCCGCGAAGCAGGCCGGAATTTCATGGTTCGTTCTCGGGCTGGGGGCGAATGTCCTGATCGGTGATCGGGGCATCCGCGGCCTCGTGATCCGGAATGCGGCGGCCGCCCACACGATTTCCGACGACGGGACAGTGTGGTCGGAGAGCGGCACCATCATGCAGGAGCTGGTGCTCGACACCGTACGGGCCGGGTGGTCGGGGCTCGAGCACTACATCGGCATCCCCAGCACCGTCGGTGGGGCGCTCTGGCAGAACCTGCATTTCCTCTCGCCGGCCCCCGAGCGCGAGCGGACGATGTTTATCGCCGAAGTGTTCGCGTCGTGCGAGATCCTCGCCGAAGAGGGCGACCGCAAGGTGGTCGACGCCGACTACATCCAGTTCGGCTACGATGACACCGTCTTCCACCACCGCCGGGATGTCGTCCTGAGCGCGACGTTCCAACTCACCAAGGCCGATCCGGCCCGTCTCCATCAGATTCTGCAGGAAAATCTGTCGTGGCGCGGCTCGAGACACCCGTGGTTGCAGGTGCACCCCAGCGCCGGCTCCATCTTCAAAAAGATCGAAGGGGTGGGTGCCGGGCGCCTGATCGATCAGTGCGGGCTCAAGGGCTTCCGGGTAGGCGATGCGCAAATCTCGCACATCCACGCCAACATCCTGGTCAATCTGGGACACGCCACGGCGGCCGACGTGCGGGCACTGGTGGCCCACGCCCAGGCGGCCGTGAAGGAACGATTCGGCTACGAACTACAGCCCGAGGTCGGGTTCATCGGGGAGTTTTAA